A window of the Lolium perenne isolate Kyuss_39 chromosome 7, Kyuss_2.0, whole genome shotgun sequence genome harbors these coding sequences:
- the LOC127315087 gene encoding uncharacterized protein, with amino-acid sequence MSVPCSDQEFRPVKAKAASLPPDVTAERCWCGRLAKVKQVEDFSDQFGMKFFMCASYEHDPPRSSASSSTRPPSPPPLCKWFHWIDTEQPDWARQEVEEKHRRAWATFFEEERREKVRANEKAERERQIQKLRAEQARNREVNQKRMDDEAARRFAEEDVRKEAREAERKRLRERAAEAQVAEERGDKSGKWPRWTQGK; translated from the exons ATGAGTGTGCCGTGCTCTGACCAGGAGTTTAGGccggtgaaggcgaaggctgcaagtttgcccccggatgtgactgcggagcggtgttggtgcggccgtcttgctaaggttaagcaggtggaggatttctccgaccagttcggcatgaaattttttatgtgtgcgagctatgagcatgatccaccccgtagttcagcttcgtcgtccaccaggccgccG TCTCCCCCGCCCCTATGcaaatggtttcactggatagacacgGAGCAGCCAGATTGGGCGCGCCAGGAGGTTGAGGAGAAACACCGGCGTGCGTGGGCAACGTTCTTTGAGGAGGAGCGTAGAGAAAAGGTTCGTGCAAATGAAAAGGCAGAGCGAGAGAGGCAGATACAGAAACTAAGGGCGGAACAAGCTCGTAATCGcgaggtgaatcagaagaggatggatgatgaggctgcacgtaggtttGCAGAGGAAGATGTGCGTAAGGAGGCTCGTGAAGCGGAGAGAaagagactaagggaaagagctgctgaggcgcaagtggcagaagaacgcggcgacaagtctggaaaatggccacggtgGACGCAGGGAAAGTAG